A window of the Scleropages formosus chromosome 21, fSclFor1.1, whole genome shotgun sequence genome harbors these coding sequences:
- the prr5a gene encoding proline-rich protein 5a isoform X3, translated as MLDGYLWTQKPLSVPRSGTKSFAARPVPAPSPDMEGNNHPLRRTLHRLKLMSSPSLSELGKSEKAALEERGTQQRRAGANATWNSIHNAVIAVFQRKGLADNELYVLNEGVRQLLKTELGSFFTEYLQNQLLTKGMVILRDKIRFYEGQKLLDSLAETWDFFFCDVLSMLQAIFYPVQGKEPSVRQLALLHFRNIITLNIKLEDALSRPRARVPPSIIQMLLILQGVHESKGVTDDYLKLESLIQRVVSPYLGTHGLFSDDGSLIQSSCVLEKRLLRLWPKPGEPAKNPVVRSKSYNIPLLTPVAEYDAEAGSVGSVGVRRHSVCEMTSCLEEAGYADLTAVLDAGAMLCSAKSADPSPVQDLALEASVSQSPLASPRPSPSELGKDPSSLPSESSSPETIVDQILESIDSDAEGIFIDFARCCSDSSGYGREGGRQSVV; from the exons ATGCTGGATGGATATCTTTGGACACAAAAGCCCCTATCCGTCCCTAGATCAGGTACAAAGAGCTTTGCCGCGCGCCCGGTCCCGGCCCCCAGCCCAGACATGGAAGGCAACAATCATCCACTTAGGAG GACTCTCCATAGGCTGAAGTTGATGAGTTCCCCAAGCCTCAGTGAGCTGGGCAAGAGCGAGAAGGCAGCGTTGGAGGAGAGAGGCACCCAGCAGAGGAGGGCGGGGGCCAACGCCACGTGGAACAG CATCCACAACGCCGTTATAGCTGTGTTCCAGAGGAAGGGCCTGGCCGACAATGAGCTCTACGTCCTCAACGAGGGAGTCAG gcAGCTGTTGAAAACGGAGCTGGGATCGTTTTTCACCGAGTACCTCCAG AACCAGCTGCTAACAAAGGGGATGGTCATCCTAAGAGACAAGATAAGATTCTATGAAG GTCAGAAGTTACTGGACTCTTTAGCAGAGACCTGGGACTTCTTTTTCTGTGATGTTCTTTCCATGCTTCAGGCGATATTCTACCCTGTTCAG GGGAAGGAGCCTTCGGTGCGCCAGCTGGCTCTTCTCCACTTCCGAAACATTATCACCCTCAACATAAAGCTGGAGGATGCCCTCTCACGGCCCCGTGCCCGTGTGCCACCTTCCATCATCCAGATGTTGCTCATACTGCAG GGGGTCCACGAGTCCAAGGGTGTGACTGACGACTACTTGAAGCTGGAGTCCCTGATTCAGAGGGTGGTGTCGCCATACCTGGGCACTCACGGGCTCTTCTCTGACGATGGCTCTCTCATCCAGTCCTCTTGCGTGTTGG AGAAGCGGCTGCTGCGGCTGTGGCCTAAACCAGGTGAGCCGGCCAAGAACCCAGTGGTGCGCTCCAAGAGCTACAACATCCCGTTGCTGACGCCGGTGGCCGAGTACGACGCGGAGGCAGGCTCCGTGGGCAGTGTTGGGGTCCGCCGCCACTCCGTCTGCGAGATGACGTCCTGCCTGGAGGAGGCCGGATATGCTGACCTGACTGCTGTGTTGGACGCTGGCGCCATGCTGTGCTCAGCCAAGTCTGCCGACCCATCACCGGTTCAAGACCTGGCTCTGGAGGCAAGTGTCAGCCAGTCCCCGCTGGCCTCCCCAAGACCTTCCCCATCTGAACTGGGCAAAGACCCCTCCTCCCTACCCAGCGAGTCATCTAGTCCAGAGACAATTGTAGACCAGATTCTGGAGTCCATAGACTCTGATGCCGAGGGCATCTTCATTGACTTTGCCCGCTGCTGCTCGGACTCTTCAGGATATGGCAGGGAGGGTGGCAGGCAGAGTGTGGTCTAG
- the prr5a gene encoding proline-rich protein 5a isoform X1, with protein MLDGYLWTQKPLSVPRSGTKSFAARPVPAPSPDMEGNNHPLRRLKLMSSPSLSELGKSEKAALEERGTQQRRAGANATWNSIHNAVIAVFQRKGLADNELYVLNEGVRQLLKTELGSFFTEYLQNQLLTKGMVILRDKIRFYEGQKLLDSLAETWDFFFCDVLSMLQAIFYPVQGKEPSVRQLALLHFRNIITLNIKLEDALSRPRARVPPSIIQMLLILQGVHESKGVTDDYLKLESLIQRVVSPYLGTHGLFSDDGSLIQSSCVLEKRLLRLWPKPGEPAKNPVVRSKSYNIPLLTPVAEYDAEAGSVGSVGVRRHSVCEMTSCLEEAGYADLTAVLDAGAMLCSAKSADPSPVQDLALEASVSQSPLASPRPSPSELGKDPSSLPSESSSPETIVDQILESIDSDAEGIFIDFARCCSDSSGYGREGGRQSVV; from the exons ATGCTGGATGGATATCTTTGGACACAAAAGCCCCTATCCGTCCCTAGATCAGGTACAAAGAGCTTTGCCGCGCGCCCGGTCCCGGCCCCCAGCCCAGACATGGAAGGCAACAATCATCCACTTAGGAG GCTGAAGTTGATGAGTTCCCCAAGCCTCAGTGAGCTGGGCAAGAGCGAGAAGGCAGCGTTGGAGGAGAGAGGCACCCAGCAGAGGAGGGCGGGGGCCAACGCCACGTGGAACAG CATCCACAACGCCGTTATAGCTGTGTTCCAGAGGAAGGGCCTGGCCGACAATGAGCTCTACGTCCTCAACGAGGGAGTCAG gcAGCTGTTGAAAACGGAGCTGGGATCGTTTTTCACCGAGTACCTCCAG AACCAGCTGCTAACAAAGGGGATGGTCATCCTAAGAGACAAGATAAGATTCTATGAAG GTCAGAAGTTACTGGACTCTTTAGCAGAGACCTGGGACTTCTTTTTCTGTGATGTTCTTTCCATGCTTCAGGCGATATTCTACCCTGTTCAG GGGAAGGAGCCTTCGGTGCGCCAGCTGGCTCTTCTCCACTTCCGAAACATTATCACCCTCAACATAAAGCTGGAGGATGCCCTCTCACGGCCCCGTGCCCGTGTGCCACCTTCCATCATCCAGATGTTGCTCATACTGCAG GGGGTCCACGAGTCCAAGGGTGTGACTGACGACTACTTGAAGCTGGAGTCCCTGATTCAGAGGGTGGTGTCGCCATACCTGGGCACTCACGGGCTCTTCTCTGACGATGGCTCTCTCATCCAGTCCTCTTGCGTGTTGG AGAAGCGGCTGCTGCGGCTGTGGCCTAAACCAGGTGAGCCGGCCAAGAACCCAGTGGTGCGCTCCAAGAGCTACAACATCCCGTTGCTGACGCCGGTGGCCGAGTACGACGCGGAGGCAGGCTCCGTGGGCAGTGTTGGGGTCCGCCGCCACTCCGTCTGCGAGATGACGTCCTGCCTGGAGGAGGCCGGATATGCTGACCTGACTGCTGTGTTGGACGCTGGCGCCATGCTGTGCTCAGCCAAGTCTGCCGACCCATCACCGGTTCAAGACCTGGCTCTGGAGGCAAGTGTCAGCCAGTCCCCGCTGGCCTCCCCAAGACCTTCCCCATCTGAACTGGGCAAAGACCCCTCCTCCCTACCCAGCGAGTCATCTAGTCCAGAGACAATTGTAGACCAGATTCTGGAGTCCATAGACTCTGATGCCGAGGGCATCTTCATTGACTTTGCCCGCTGCTGCTCGGACTCTTCAGGATATGGCAGGGAGGGTGGCAGGCAGAGTGTGGTCTAG
- the prr5a gene encoding proline-rich protein 5a isoform X2: MAKQWELCIHNAVIAVFQRKGLADNELYVLNEGVRQLLKTELGSFFTEYLQNQLLTKGMVILRDKIRFYEGQKLLDSLAETWDFFFCDVLSMLQAIFYPVQGKEPSVRQLALLHFRNIITLNIKLEDALSRPRARVPPSIIQMLLILQGVHESKGVTDDYLKLESLIQRVVSPYLGTHGLFSDDGSLIQSSCVLEKRLLRLWPKPGEPAKNPVVRSKSYNIPLLTPVAEYDAEAGSVGSVGVRRHSVCEMTSCLEEAGYADLTAVLDAGAMLCSAKSADPSPVQDLALEASVSQSPLASPRPSPSELGKDPSSLPSESSSPETIVDQILESIDSDAEGIFIDFARCCSDSSGYGREGGRQSVV, translated from the exons ATGGCAAAACAATGGGAACTATG CATCCACAACGCCGTTATAGCTGTGTTCCAGAGGAAGGGCCTGGCCGACAATGAGCTCTACGTCCTCAACGAGGGAGTCAG gcAGCTGTTGAAAACGGAGCTGGGATCGTTTTTCACCGAGTACCTCCAG AACCAGCTGCTAACAAAGGGGATGGTCATCCTAAGAGACAAGATAAGATTCTATGAAG GTCAGAAGTTACTGGACTCTTTAGCAGAGACCTGGGACTTCTTTTTCTGTGATGTTCTTTCCATGCTTCAGGCGATATTCTACCCTGTTCAG GGGAAGGAGCCTTCGGTGCGCCAGCTGGCTCTTCTCCACTTCCGAAACATTATCACCCTCAACATAAAGCTGGAGGATGCCCTCTCACGGCCCCGTGCCCGTGTGCCACCTTCCATCATCCAGATGTTGCTCATACTGCAG GGGGTCCACGAGTCCAAGGGTGTGACTGACGACTACTTGAAGCTGGAGTCCCTGATTCAGAGGGTGGTGTCGCCATACCTGGGCACTCACGGGCTCTTCTCTGACGATGGCTCTCTCATCCAGTCCTCTTGCGTGTTGG AGAAGCGGCTGCTGCGGCTGTGGCCTAAACCAGGTGAGCCGGCCAAGAACCCAGTGGTGCGCTCCAAGAGCTACAACATCCCGTTGCTGACGCCGGTGGCCGAGTACGACGCGGAGGCAGGCTCCGTGGGCAGTGTTGGGGTCCGCCGCCACTCCGTCTGCGAGATGACGTCCTGCCTGGAGGAGGCCGGATATGCTGACCTGACTGCTGTGTTGGACGCTGGCGCCATGCTGTGCTCAGCCAAGTCTGCCGACCCATCACCGGTTCAAGACCTGGCTCTGGAGGCAAGTGTCAGCCAGTCCCCGCTGGCCTCCCCAAGACCTTCCCCATCTGAACTGGGCAAAGACCCCTCCTCCCTACCCAGCGAGTCATCTAGTCCAGAGACAATTGTAGACCAGATTCTGGAGTCCATAGACTCTGATGCCGAGGGCATCTTCATTGACTTTGCCCGCTGCTGCTCGGACTCTTCAGGATATGGCAGGGAGGGTGGCAGGCAGAGTGTGGTCTAG
- the LOC108920906 gene encoding putative homeodomain transcription factor 2 isoform X3 gives MASTVRDAVVWYQKKIGAYDQQIWEKSVEQREIKFIRLGLRNKPKKTGHVKPDLIDVDLVRGSAFAKAKPESPWTSLTRKGIVRVVFFPFFFRWWIQVTSRTIFLLLLLLYLLQVAAAVLFFSTPPTHNVPATEVFGALWLMLLLGTVHCQIVSTRTHKPPPTVGGKRRRSKKCKMSIDKSTETDNGYVSLDGRVTSKSSEEGLQLHETHCDLLRTKESSWSSALTCGSSLLPPVGKEPPSPRSVQNMSDEASSEEDPEGSYGALRRGVERMSSACGLRNRKSHHYKKHYTTEETCRSGASGSSRCSSLRQDSESARPESETEDLLWEDFLHCAECRSSCSSESEGEGAAVCTGTKKEYRDDPFHQGHTPWLHSSNPGLERVSAIVWEGNECKKADMSVLEISGMIMNKVNLYTPGIGYQVFGNLVSVTLALTPLAYRLSQHRDLEHLATVSARELIAMAMGSSTDVTVIAMVTVSLVVRACLIWLFFFLLSVAERTYKQRLLFAKLFGHLTSARRARKSEVPHFRLKKVQNIKMWLSLRSYLKRRGPQRSVDVIVSSAFLLTLSVVFICCAQLLHVHETFLDYHYNWELVIWCASLSLFLLRFVTLGSETSRKYSNTSILLTEQINLYLKMEKKPNKKEELTLVNNVLKLATKLLKELDTPFRLYGLTMNPLLYNITQVVILSAVSGVISDLLGFNLKLWKIKS, from the exons GGACTGAGGAACAAGCCGAAGAAGACGGGCCACGTGAAGCCAGACCTCATTGACGTGGACCTGGTTAGGG GCTCAGCGTTTGCAAAGGCCAAGCCCGAGAGCCCATGGACCTCCCTGACCAGGAAGGGAATCGTCAGGGTGGTcttctttcccttctttttcCGCTGGTGGATCCAGGTCACCTCCAGaaccatcttcctcctcctcctgctcctgtacctccttcAAG TGGCGGCGGCCGTACTCTTCTTCAGCACCCCCCCGACGCACAATGTTCCCGCCACTGAAGTGTTTGGGGCGCTGTGGCTCATGCTGCTCCTGGGGACCGTCCATTGCCAGATCGTGTCCACCCGGACCCATAAGCCCCCGCCCACTGTTGGAGGCAAGAGGAGAAG ATCGAAGAAGTGTAAGATGTCTATCGACAAGTCCACAGAGACTGACAACGGCTACGTGTCGCTGGACGGCCGAGTGACGAGCAAGAGCAGCGAGGAGGGGCTGCAGCTGCACGAGACGCACTGTGACCTCCTGCGCACCAAGGAGTCGAGCTGGAGCTCCGCTCTGACCTGCGGAAGCTCTCTGCTGCCGCCCGTCGGAAAG GAGCCCCCGAGTCCTCGCAGCGTGCAAAACATGTCAGATGAGGCATCCAGCGAGGAAGACCCCGAGGGCTCCTACGGTGCTCTCCGCAGGGGTGTGGAGCGCATGAGCAGTGCCTGCGGTCTCCGCAACAGGAAGTCCCATCACTACAAGAAGCACTATACCACCGAG GAGACGTGCCGATCGGGCGCCAGCGGCAGCTCCCGCTGCTCCAGCCTGCGCCAGGATTCGGAGAGCGCGCGCCCAGAGTCGGAGACCGAGGACCTACTGTGGGAGGACTTCCTGCACTGTGCCGAGTGCCGCTCGTCCTGCAGCAGCGAGAGTGAGGGGGAGGGCGCCGCCGTCTGCACCGGCACCAAGAAGGAATACCGGGATGACCCCTTCCACCAG GGACACACCCCTTGGCTGCACAGCTCCAACCCAGGCCTGGAGCGCGTGAGCGCCATCGTATGGGAGGGCAACGAGTGCAAGAAGGCAGACATGTCCGTGCTGGAGATCAGtggcatgatcatgaacaag GTGAACCTGTACACCCCTGGAATTGGATACCAGGTATTCGGGAACCTGGTATCAGTCACTCTTGCCCTGACACCGCTGGCCTACAGGCTTTCACAGCACAGAGACCTGGAGCATCTGGCCACGGTCTCGGCACGTGAGCTCATTGCTATGGCAATGGGCTCCAGCACCGATGTCACGGTGATTGCTATGGTGACGGTCAGCCTCGTGGTACGGGCCTGTCTGATCTGGctcttcttctttttgctgAGTGTGGCAGAGAGGACCTACAAGCAG AGGCTACTATTTGCCAAGCTTTTTGGCCACCTGACATCAGCCCGCAGGGCCAGGAAGTCTGAGGTTCCACACTTCCGGCTGAAGAAAGTGCAGAACATCAAGATGTGGCTGTCTCTCCGCTCCTACTTGAAG AGGAGGGGTCCGCAGCGCTCAGTGGACGTCATCGTCTCTTCGGCCTTCCTCCTTACTCTGTCCGTGGTCTTCATCTGCTGTGCCCAG CTGCTCCACGTCCATGAGACTTTCCTGGACTATCACTACAACTGGGAACTGGTCATCTGGTGCGCATCACTGTCGCTCTTTCTGCTGCGCTTTGTCACTCTAGGCTCCGAGACCAGCAGGAAGTACAGCAACACTTCCATACTGTTGACAGAGCAG ATCAATTTGTACCTAAAGATGGAGAAGAAGCCCAACAAGAAGGAGGAGCTGACCTTGGTGAACAATGTGCTGAAGCTGGCCACCAAACTGCTGAAG GAGCTGGACACCCCTTTCAGGCTGTACGGCCTGACCATGAACCCCCTCCTGTACAACATCACCCAGGTGGTCATCCTGTCGGCTGTGTCGGGAGTCATCAGCGACTTGCTGGGGTTCAATCTGAAG CTCTGGAAGATCAAATCATGA
- the LOC108920906 gene encoding putative homeodomain transcription factor 2 isoform X1: MASTVRDAVVWYQKKIGAYDQQIWEKSVEQREIKFIRLGLRNKPKKTGHVKPDLIDVDLVRGSAFAKAKPESPWTSLTRKGIVRVVFFPFFFRWWIQVTSRTIFLLLLLLYLLQVAAAVLFFSTPPTHNVPATEVFGALWLMLLLGTVHCQIVSTRTHKPPPTVGGKRRRKLRKAARLEVHREGPGSSSTDNAQEGALHCTVAASTHCLGAFFREFWHDIFKSGSKKCKMSIDKSTETDNGYVSLDGRVTSKSSEEGLQLHETHCDLLRTKESSWSSALTCGSSLLPPVGKEPPSPRSVQNMSDEASSEEDPEGSYGALRRGVERMSSACGLRNRKSHHYKKHYTTEETCRSGASGSSRCSSLRQDSESARPESETEDLLWEDFLHCAECRSSCSSESEGEGAAVCTGTKKEYRDDPFHQGHTPWLHSSNPGLERVSAIVWEGNECKKADMSVLEISGMIMNKVNLYTPGIGYQVFGNLVSVTLALTPLAYRLSQHRDLEHLATVSARELIAMAMGSSTDVTVIAMVTVSLVVRACLIWLFFFLLSVAERTYKQRLLFAKLFGHLTSARRARKSEVPHFRLKKVQNIKMWLSLRSYLKRRGPQRSVDVIVSSAFLLTLSVVFICCAQLLHVHETFLDYHYNWELVIWCASLSLFLLRFVTLGSETSRKYSNTSILLTEQINLYLKMEKKPNKKEELTLVNNVLKLATKLLKELDTPFRLYGLTMNPLLYNITQVVILSAVSGVISDLLGFNLKLWKIKS, encoded by the exons GGACTGAGGAACAAGCCGAAGAAGACGGGCCACGTGAAGCCAGACCTCATTGACGTGGACCTGGTTAGGG GCTCAGCGTTTGCAAAGGCCAAGCCCGAGAGCCCATGGACCTCCCTGACCAGGAAGGGAATCGTCAGGGTGGTcttctttcccttctttttcCGCTGGTGGATCCAGGTCACCTCCAGaaccatcttcctcctcctcctgctcctgtacctccttcAAG TGGCGGCGGCCGTACTCTTCTTCAGCACCCCCCCGACGCACAATGTTCCCGCCACTGAAGTGTTTGGGGCGCTGTGGCTCATGCTGCTCCTGGGGACCGTCCATTGCCAGATCGTGTCCACCCGGACCCATAAGCCCCCGCCCACTGTTGGAGGCAAGAGGAGAAG GAAGCTGAGGAAAGCGGCCCGCTTGGAGGTCCATAGGGAGGGGCCCGGTTCCAGCAGTACCGATAATGCTCAGGAGGGGGCGCTGCACTGCACGGTGGCTGCGTCTACTCACTGCCTCGGTGCTTTCTTCAGAGAGTTCTGGCATGATATCTTTAAATCtgg ATCGAAGAAGTGTAAGATGTCTATCGACAAGTCCACAGAGACTGACAACGGCTACGTGTCGCTGGACGGCCGAGTGACGAGCAAGAGCAGCGAGGAGGGGCTGCAGCTGCACGAGACGCACTGTGACCTCCTGCGCACCAAGGAGTCGAGCTGGAGCTCCGCTCTGACCTGCGGAAGCTCTCTGCTGCCGCCCGTCGGAAAG GAGCCCCCGAGTCCTCGCAGCGTGCAAAACATGTCAGATGAGGCATCCAGCGAGGAAGACCCCGAGGGCTCCTACGGTGCTCTCCGCAGGGGTGTGGAGCGCATGAGCAGTGCCTGCGGTCTCCGCAACAGGAAGTCCCATCACTACAAGAAGCACTATACCACCGAG GAGACGTGCCGATCGGGCGCCAGCGGCAGCTCCCGCTGCTCCAGCCTGCGCCAGGATTCGGAGAGCGCGCGCCCAGAGTCGGAGACCGAGGACCTACTGTGGGAGGACTTCCTGCACTGTGCCGAGTGCCGCTCGTCCTGCAGCAGCGAGAGTGAGGGGGAGGGCGCCGCCGTCTGCACCGGCACCAAGAAGGAATACCGGGATGACCCCTTCCACCAG GGACACACCCCTTGGCTGCACAGCTCCAACCCAGGCCTGGAGCGCGTGAGCGCCATCGTATGGGAGGGCAACGAGTGCAAGAAGGCAGACATGTCCGTGCTGGAGATCAGtggcatgatcatgaacaag GTGAACCTGTACACCCCTGGAATTGGATACCAGGTATTCGGGAACCTGGTATCAGTCACTCTTGCCCTGACACCGCTGGCCTACAGGCTTTCACAGCACAGAGACCTGGAGCATCTGGCCACGGTCTCGGCACGTGAGCTCATTGCTATGGCAATGGGCTCCAGCACCGATGTCACGGTGATTGCTATGGTGACGGTCAGCCTCGTGGTACGGGCCTGTCTGATCTGGctcttcttctttttgctgAGTGTGGCAGAGAGGACCTACAAGCAG AGGCTACTATTTGCCAAGCTTTTTGGCCACCTGACATCAGCCCGCAGGGCCAGGAAGTCTGAGGTTCCACACTTCCGGCTGAAGAAAGTGCAGAACATCAAGATGTGGCTGTCTCTCCGCTCCTACTTGAAG AGGAGGGGTCCGCAGCGCTCAGTGGACGTCATCGTCTCTTCGGCCTTCCTCCTTACTCTGTCCGTGGTCTTCATCTGCTGTGCCCAG CTGCTCCACGTCCATGAGACTTTCCTGGACTATCACTACAACTGGGAACTGGTCATCTGGTGCGCATCACTGTCGCTCTTTCTGCTGCGCTTTGTCACTCTAGGCTCCGAGACCAGCAGGAAGTACAGCAACACTTCCATACTGTTGACAGAGCAG ATCAATTTGTACCTAAAGATGGAGAAGAAGCCCAACAAGAAGGAGGAGCTGACCTTGGTGAACAATGTGCTGAAGCTGGCCACCAAACTGCTGAAG GAGCTGGACACCCCTTTCAGGCTGTACGGCCTGACCATGAACCCCCTCCTGTACAACATCACCCAGGTGGTCATCCTGTCGGCTGTGTCGGGAGTCATCAGCGACTTGCTGGGGTTCAATCTGAAG CTCTGGAAGATCAAATCATGA
- the LOC108920906 gene encoding putative homeodomain transcription factor 2 isoform X2 has product MASTVRDAVVWYQKKIGAYDQQIWEKSVEQREIKGLRNKPKKTGHVKPDLIDVDLVRGSAFAKAKPESPWTSLTRKGIVRVVFFPFFFRWWIQVTSRTIFLLLLLLYLLQVAAAVLFFSTPPTHNVPATEVFGALWLMLLLGTVHCQIVSTRTHKPPPTVGGKRRRKLRKAARLEVHREGPGSSSTDNAQEGALHCTVAASTHCLGAFFREFWHDIFKSGSKKCKMSIDKSTETDNGYVSLDGRVTSKSSEEGLQLHETHCDLLRTKESSWSSALTCGSSLLPPVGKEPPSPRSVQNMSDEASSEEDPEGSYGALRRGVERMSSACGLRNRKSHHYKKHYTTEETCRSGASGSSRCSSLRQDSESARPESETEDLLWEDFLHCAECRSSCSSESEGEGAAVCTGTKKEYRDDPFHQGHTPWLHSSNPGLERVSAIVWEGNECKKADMSVLEISGMIMNKVNLYTPGIGYQVFGNLVSVTLALTPLAYRLSQHRDLEHLATVSARELIAMAMGSSTDVTVIAMVTVSLVVRACLIWLFFFLLSVAERTYKQRLLFAKLFGHLTSARRARKSEVPHFRLKKVQNIKMWLSLRSYLKRRGPQRSVDVIVSSAFLLTLSVVFICCAQLLHVHETFLDYHYNWELVIWCASLSLFLLRFVTLGSETSRKYSNTSILLTEQINLYLKMEKKPNKKEELTLVNNVLKLATKLLKELDTPFRLYGLTMNPLLYNITQVVILSAVSGVISDLLGFNLKLWKIKS; this is encoded by the exons GGACTGAGGAACAAGCCGAAGAAGACGGGCCACGTGAAGCCAGACCTCATTGACGTGGACCTGGTTAGGG GCTCAGCGTTTGCAAAGGCCAAGCCCGAGAGCCCATGGACCTCCCTGACCAGGAAGGGAATCGTCAGGGTGGTcttctttcccttctttttcCGCTGGTGGATCCAGGTCACCTCCAGaaccatcttcctcctcctcctgctcctgtacctccttcAAG TGGCGGCGGCCGTACTCTTCTTCAGCACCCCCCCGACGCACAATGTTCCCGCCACTGAAGTGTTTGGGGCGCTGTGGCTCATGCTGCTCCTGGGGACCGTCCATTGCCAGATCGTGTCCACCCGGACCCATAAGCCCCCGCCCACTGTTGGAGGCAAGAGGAGAAG GAAGCTGAGGAAAGCGGCCCGCTTGGAGGTCCATAGGGAGGGGCCCGGTTCCAGCAGTACCGATAATGCTCAGGAGGGGGCGCTGCACTGCACGGTGGCTGCGTCTACTCACTGCCTCGGTGCTTTCTTCAGAGAGTTCTGGCATGATATCTTTAAATCtgg ATCGAAGAAGTGTAAGATGTCTATCGACAAGTCCACAGAGACTGACAACGGCTACGTGTCGCTGGACGGCCGAGTGACGAGCAAGAGCAGCGAGGAGGGGCTGCAGCTGCACGAGACGCACTGTGACCTCCTGCGCACCAAGGAGTCGAGCTGGAGCTCCGCTCTGACCTGCGGAAGCTCTCTGCTGCCGCCCGTCGGAAAG GAGCCCCCGAGTCCTCGCAGCGTGCAAAACATGTCAGATGAGGCATCCAGCGAGGAAGACCCCGAGGGCTCCTACGGTGCTCTCCGCAGGGGTGTGGAGCGCATGAGCAGTGCCTGCGGTCTCCGCAACAGGAAGTCCCATCACTACAAGAAGCACTATACCACCGAG GAGACGTGCCGATCGGGCGCCAGCGGCAGCTCCCGCTGCTCCAGCCTGCGCCAGGATTCGGAGAGCGCGCGCCCAGAGTCGGAGACCGAGGACCTACTGTGGGAGGACTTCCTGCACTGTGCCGAGTGCCGCTCGTCCTGCAGCAGCGAGAGTGAGGGGGAGGGCGCCGCCGTCTGCACCGGCACCAAGAAGGAATACCGGGATGACCCCTTCCACCAG GGACACACCCCTTGGCTGCACAGCTCCAACCCAGGCCTGGAGCGCGTGAGCGCCATCGTATGGGAGGGCAACGAGTGCAAGAAGGCAGACATGTCCGTGCTGGAGATCAGtggcatgatcatgaacaag GTGAACCTGTACACCCCTGGAATTGGATACCAGGTATTCGGGAACCTGGTATCAGTCACTCTTGCCCTGACACCGCTGGCCTACAGGCTTTCACAGCACAGAGACCTGGAGCATCTGGCCACGGTCTCGGCACGTGAGCTCATTGCTATGGCAATGGGCTCCAGCACCGATGTCACGGTGATTGCTATGGTGACGGTCAGCCTCGTGGTACGGGCCTGTCTGATCTGGctcttcttctttttgctgAGTGTGGCAGAGAGGACCTACAAGCAG AGGCTACTATTTGCCAAGCTTTTTGGCCACCTGACATCAGCCCGCAGGGCCAGGAAGTCTGAGGTTCCACACTTCCGGCTGAAGAAAGTGCAGAACATCAAGATGTGGCTGTCTCTCCGCTCCTACTTGAAG AGGAGGGGTCCGCAGCGCTCAGTGGACGTCATCGTCTCTTCGGCCTTCCTCCTTACTCTGTCCGTGGTCTTCATCTGCTGTGCCCAG CTGCTCCACGTCCATGAGACTTTCCTGGACTATCACTACAACTGGGAACTGGTCATCTGGTGCGCATCACTGTCGCTCTTTCTGCTGCGCTTTGTCACTCTAGGCTCCGAGACCAGCAGGAAGTACAGCAACACTTCCATACTGTTGACAGAGCAG ATCAATTTGTACCTAAAGATGGAGAAGAAGCCCAACAAGAAGGAGGAGCTGACCTTGGTGAACAATGTGCTGAAGCTGGCCACCAAACTGCTGAAG GAGCTGGACACCCCTTTCAGGCTGTACGGCCTGACCATGAACCCCCTCCTGTACAACATCACCCAGGTGGTCATCCTGTCGGCTGTGTCGGGAGTCATCAGCGACTTGCTGGGGTTCAATCTGAAG CTCTGGAAGATCAAATCATGA